A genome region from Archaeoglobus fulgidus DSM 4304 includes the following:
- a CDS encoding CoB--CoM heterodisulfide reductase iron-sulfur subunit B family protein produces MVGKRKVCGLCAASCITKAISMKAKNFTDEGLLDVDVKDVVVFACRRNVEKGKDYDATLISLLCSARLDMYLIAEVFEREAKAVVQVPCHTIRPSNILGFDDPENPQVLKELTRALGAEVPTFTRDKQCCGGAGGYARHNRRAAMEFLKLKLDSMKEEVDPDCIVVSCITCLMWMDEAQEEMRKLGMIDYSIPVFDYNQLLAICQGHDPKKVARIAATPRDEVIARILENKL; encoded by the coding sequence ATGGTCGGAAAGCGCAAGGTTTGTGGACTTTGCGCAGCTTCATGCATAACCAAAGCCATCTCGATGAAGGCCAAGAACTTCACAGACGAGGGGTTGCTTGATGTTGACGTGAAGGACGTCGTGGTTTTCGCTTGCAGGAGAAACGTTGAAAAGGGTAAAGACTACGATGCAACATTAATATCCCTTCTCTGCTCCGCAAGGCTCGATATGTACCTAATCGCAGAAGTTTTCGAGAGAGAGGCGAAGGCTGTTGTGCAGGTTCCTTGCCACACCATCAGGCCGAGCAACATCCTCGGCTTCGACGATCCAGAGAATCCTCAGGTTCTAAAGGAGCTGACGAGGGCGCTTGGGGCCGAGGTTCCGACGTTCACGAGGGACAAGCAGTGCTGCGGTGGGGCGGGTGGTTACGCGAGGCACAACAGAAGAGCAGCGATGGAGTTTCTCAAGCTGAAGCTCGATTCTATGAAGGAAGAAGTCGATCCCGACTGCATCGTCGTTTCCTGCATAACCTGCCTGATGTGGATGGACGAGGCTCAGGAGGAGATGAGGAAGCTGGGGATGATTGACTACAGCATTCCGGTTTTCGACTACAACCAGCTTCTCGCAATCTGCCAGGGCCACGACCCGAAAAAGGTGGCGAGGATAGCAGCAACTCCGAGGGACGAGGTTATAGCGAGGATCCTGGAGAATAAACTTTAA
- a CDS encoding DUF1641 domain-containing protein, producing the protein MIADYESKAADVLMRLMEKLAEDGDAIISAMDKLIYLENSGVLDELVEMSGAVLAIRKLPEEFLDEDVQEVVTKNLEMLLTVALSVDEGMIKRVEKLVEAFKKAKNFEPVGVTGALKSLRDPDVQNALGFLLAFAKNLGQSIK; encoded by the coding sequence ATGATTGCCGATTATGAGAGTAAGGCTGCTGACGTTTTGATGAGGTTGATGGAGAAACTTGCCGAGGATGGAGATGCTATAATAAGCGCAATGGACAAGCTGATTTACCTCGAAAACAGCGGTGTTCTTGACGAGCTTGTGGAGATGTCCGGGGCTGTTTTAGCCATTAGAAAACTTCCCGAAGAGTTTCTCGATGAAGATGTGCAGGAAGTGGTGACGAAGAACCTCGAAATGCTGCTAACCGTTGCCCTTTCAGTGGATGAGGGGATGATAAAAAGGGTTGAGAAGCTTGTTGAAGCATTTAAGAAGGCTAAGAACTTCGAGCCGGTTGGAGTGACAGGGGCTCTGAAGTCTCTCAGAGACCCGGACGTGCAAAACGCCTTGGGCTTCCTGCTTGCATTTGCCAAAAATCTAGGTCAAAGTATCAAATAA
- a CDS encoding FAD-dependent oxidoreductase, with protein sequence MVRTEFGRLQEHPIVDFKRGKEVTIYLNGKPVKAYEGETVAAALYAAGVRVFSRSFRWHRPRGFFCAIGKCSACMMEVDGIPNVRTCKVYVRDGMQVRTQSGMPDAEKDVFSILDDVIDKVFPHGSHYTKFTTSKKAREFMVKRMRKFTGFGNPPKAVFQGRAELEEIETDVLVIGGGPGGMSAAINAGKYGAKVLLVDENPFLGGQLVKQTHRFFGSAKERAGTRGIKIAGILEEELNSIENVEVRRETRVFGIYNGEAGAYQRLNDDEGKLLRIKAKKIVVATGAYERTLIFENNDLPGVYGAGGVQTLMNVYGIKPGNMGLIVGSGNVGLILTYQLMQAGVNVAAIVEAMPRIGGYFVHAAKVRRLGVPIYVRHTILKAIGRKSVEGAVIAQLDDRWQPIPGTEKEIKCDFICVAVGLSPTHELLYQAGCEMKFVPELGGIVPLRTRFNETSVKGLYVAGDVAGIEEATAAIMEGRIAGIHAAVTLGYGGEEAKKELDEAVKEIEEFRAGPFGERIVCGLEKCTLESEVML encoded by the coding sequence ATGGTCAGAACCGAGTTTGGCAGACTGCAAGAGCATCCTATTGTCGATTTTAAAAGAGGAAAAGAGGTCACAATTTACCTCAATGGCAAGCCCGTAAAGGCATATGAGGGGGAGACAGTTGCTGCTGCACTTTACGCTGCCGGAGTCAGAGTTTTCAGCCGATCCTTCAGATGGCACCGCCCGAGGGGATTCTTCTGCGCCATAGGCAAGTGCTCAGCATGCATGATGGAGGTTGACGGCATCCCGAACGTCAGAACCTGCAAGGTTTACGTCAGGGACGGGATGCAGGTCAGAACGCAGAGCGGGATGCCTGATGCTGAGAAAGATGTTTTCTCCATTCTCGATGATGTGATTGACAAAGTCTTCCCCCACGGCAGCCACTACACCAAGTTCACTACCAGCAAGAAAGCAAGGGAGTTCATGGTCAAGAGAATGAGGAAGTTTACGGGCTTCGGCAACCCGCCAAAGGCTGTATTTCAGGGAAGAGCGGAGCTTGAGGAGATTGAAACTGATGTGCTGGTTATCGGGGGAGGTCCGGGAGGAATGTCGGCAGCAATAAACGCTGGGAAGTATGGGGCAAAGGTTCTGCTTGTTGACGAGAATCCCTTCCTCGGCGGGCAGCTGGTAAAGCAGACGCACCGCTTCTTCGGCTCTGCCAAGGAGAGGGCAGGGACGAGAGGGATAAAAATTGCCGGAATTCTGGAGGAGGAGCTCAACAGCATAGAGAATGTTGAGGTGAGAAGGGAAACGAGGGTTTTCGGAATCTACAACGGTGAGGCGGGGGCTTATCAGAGGTTAAACGATGATGAGGGAAAGCTTTTGAGAATAAAGGCCAAGAAGATTGTTGTAGCTACGGGAGCTTACGAGAGGACGCTGATCTTTGAGAACAATGACCTGCCGGGAGTTTACGGTGCTGGCGGTGTGCAGACGCTGATGAACGTTTACGGAATAAAGCCGGGCAACATGGGGCTGATTGTTGGGTCAGGTAATGTAGGGCTTATCCTCACCTACCAGCTAATGCAGGCTGGAGTGAATGTTGCGGCCATTGTTGAGGCGATGCCCCGCATTGGAGGCTACTTCGTCCATGCAGCAAAGGTGAGAAGGCTCGGAGTGCCAATTTACGTGAGACACACCATACTTAAAGCCATAGGAAGGAAGAGCGTTGAGGGGGCTGTGATTGCCCAGCTCGACGACAGGTGGCAGCCAATTCCCGGCACCGAGAAGGAAATCAAGTGCGACTTCATCTGCGTTGCCGTCGGCTTATCCCCCACACACGAACTGCTCTATCAGGCGGGCTGCGAGATGAAGTTCGTGCCAGAGCTTGGAGGAATCGTCCCGCTCAGAACGAGATTCAACGAAACGAGTGTTAAGGGGCTTTACGTTGCAGGAGACGTTGCGGGGATTGAGGAAGCAACAGCAGCAATCATGGAGGGCAGGATAGCGGGAATTCATGCCGCAGTTACGCTGGGCTATGGTGGTGAGGAGGCGAAGAAGGAGCTGGACGAGGCGGTTAAGGAAATAGAGGAGTTCAGAGCTGGGCCCTTCGGAGAGAGAATAGTCTGCGGATTGGAGAAGTGCACACTTGAGAGCGAGGTGATGCTATGA
- a CDS encoding 4Fe-4S dicluster domain-containing protein yields MTQYLERGYLERDELPPFPSEERLKKKAVAYIECPQPIPCSPCFESCPANAIEMKNINDPPKVDYEKCTGCMKCIRVCPGLAIFMLRLRDDGKGEVTLQYEFLPWLKKGDRVKLYNRKGEEIGEGVVNWVLPPERNDNTSLVRVEVPAELIFEVRAVRPVG; encoded by the coding sequence ATGACCCAGTATCTGGAAAGAGGATACCTTGAGAGGGATGAGCTCCCGCCCTTTCCAAGCGAGGAGAGGTTGAAGAAGAAGGCAGTAGCCTACATCGAGTGCCCCCAGCCCATCCCATGCAGCCCCTGCTTCGAATCCTGTCCCGCAAACGCCATTGAGATGAAAAACATCAACGACCCGCCAAAGGTTGACTACGAGAAGTGCACGGGATGCATGAAGTGCATTCGCGTTTGTCCGGGCCTCGCAATCTTCATGCTTAGACTGAGAGACGACGGCAAGGGAGAGGTGACGCTGCAATACGAGTTCCTGCCGTGGCTGAAGAAGGGAGACAGGGTGAAGCTGTACAACAGGAAAGGTGAGGAAATCGGTGAGGGAGTGGTTAACTGGGTTCTGCCGCCAGAGAGGAACGACAACACCTCTCTCGTCAGAGTGGAGGTGCCTGCAGAGCTGATTTTCGAAGTCAGGGCTGTAAGGCCAGTGGGGTGA
- a CDS encoding (2Fe-2S)-binding protein codes for MKDRKVVCRCEDLTEEEIIHAIELGYDDLESLKRFTGATTGPCQGKSCLMHILRILSQKTGKSVDEIGVTTQRQPVNPVPLYILAAGKGDKE; via the coding sequence GTGAAGGACAGGAAGGTTGTTTGCAGGTGTGAGGATCTGACCGAGGAGGAGATAATCCACGCCATCGAGCTTGGCTACGACGACCTTGAGAGCCTCAAGAGGTTTACCGGAGCAACGACTGGCCCATGTCAGGGTAAGAGCTGTCTGATGCACATCCTAAGAATACTCAGCCAGAAGACTGGCAAGAGCGTTGATGAGATTGGCGTAACAACGCAGAGGCAGCCCGTGAATCCGGTCCCGCTTTACATACTCGCTGCAGGGAAGGGTGATAAAGAATGA
- a CDS encoding NAD(P)/FAD-dependent oxidoreductase, translated as MKVAVIGGGVAGLSAAYFLAKAGADVKVFEQKYLLYGASGRNSGGLTAQFTNEAMIKLAKRTLELYDELQSEVGFNFLLRRDGYVKIAGKGEEAKLREEVEFQRKAGVKVKMVEPEFVKELFPDINTSAFTAASYFADGGVVFPWPVVWGLAKGCRELGVEIYDYTPASVEVKGNDLTVKASGESYKVDYIINAAGAWSNEISQQAGVELNNKVFREEICVTESLKPYLDPYIMDISTGVYFSQSMRGEIVGGILGSETDRLETKASLDFLTTYAKRVTELVPKLRGMAVLRQWAGLYDAGRNGMPVIGQTKVRGFIQLNGFGRHGMSLALAAGEGVAELIVKGRSSIVEPFKP; from the coding sequence ATGAAGGTCGCTGTTATCGGTGGAGGAGTTGCGGGGCTTTCTGCAGCGTACTTTCTGGCAAAGGCTGGGGCTGACGTGAAGGTTTTCGAGCAGAAGTATCTGCTTTACGGTGCGAGCGGAAGGAACTCAGGCGGTTTGACTGCCCAGTTCACAAATGAAGCTATGATAAAGCTGGCAAAGAGAACGCTTGAACTCTACGATGAACTTCAGTCAGAGGTCGGGTTCAACTTTCTGCTGAGAAGGGACGGCTACGTCAAGATTGCGGGCAAGGGTGAGGAGGCGAAGCTCAGGGAAGAGGTTGAGTTCCAGAGAAAAGCCGGAGTTAAGGTGAAGATGGTCGAGCCTGAGTTCGTTAAGGAGCTGTTCCCCGACATAAACACCTCCGCCTTCACCGCTGCAAGCTACTTCGCCGATGGTGGAGTTGTTTTTCCATGGCCCGTTGTATGGGGGCTGGCAAAGGGCTGCAGGGAGCTTGGAGTGGAGATTTACGACTACACCCCGGCAAGTGTTGAGGTGAAGGGCAACGATCTAACTGTGAAAGCCAGCGGGGAGAGCTACAAGGTTGACTACATCATCAACGCTGCAGGGGCATGGAGCAATGAAATCAGCCAGCAGGCAGGGGTGGAGCTGAACAACAAGGTTTTCAGGGAGGAGATATGCGTAACTGAAAGCCTGAAGCCCTACCTTGACCCCTACATTATGGATATCTCAACAGGCGTTTACTTCAGCCAGTCCATGAGAGGAGAAATCGTTGGAGGGATTCTTGGCAGCGAGACGGACAGGCTTGAAACCAAAGCCTCCCTCGACTTTCTCACGACCTACGCAAAGAGGGTTACTGAGCTTGTGCCCAAGCTGAGGGGTATGGCAGTGCTGAGGCAGTGGGCAGGGCTATACGATGCAGGCAGGAACGGAATGCCTGTAATCGGCCAGACGAAAGTCAGGGGATTCATCCAGCTCAACGGCTTTGGCAGGCACGGCATGTCCCTCGCCTTGGCTGCAGGAGAGGGTGTGGCGGAGCTGATAGTGAAGGGAAGAAGCTCGATTGTTGAGCCCTTTAAACCTTAA